The following proteins are co-located in the Paralichthys olivaceus isolate ysfri-2021 chromosome 10, ASM2471397v2, whole genome shotgun sequence genome:
- the atp6ap2 gene encoding renin receptor: MSLTDCGRRMEAVFSAVFVLCLLASGAHGDSLTVLQAPEFVSFQKGDWPVSGEKIPDLVAVTMGFSVKEDLSWPGLQTGPLFQRPRANVLVVVRGADSLALPQSVASYPLENPVPFTLDSVAETVHSLFAEDTPVVLQLAPSEERLYMLGKANAVFEDLPVTLQQIRARLSQDGSVLASLPLNSLSRNAEADLLFLSEVQVLHDITALLQRHRHLAKDHSPDLYSLELSGLEELSRLYGQDSPQYRDATAILASVLQKFGEDVYGLYGNNAVVEVVTVKTFEAPLTRKSRSILESKQISNPGSPYNLAYKYNFHYAVVFNIVLWLMITLALAVIAIAYNLWNMDPGYDSIIYRMTNQKIRMD; this comes from the exons ATGTCGCTGACAGACTGTGGAAGGAGGATGGAGGCTGTTTTCTCCGCCGTGTTCGTCCTCTGCCTCCTGGCTTCAG GTGCACATGGGGACAGCTTAACAGTGCTGCAGGCTCCAGAGTTTGTGTCCTTTCAGAAAGGAGACTGGCCTGTTTCTGGAGAGAAGATCCCCGACCTGGTGGCTGTAACCATGGGCTTCTCTGTTAAGGAG GATCTGTCCTGGCCAGGCCTCCAGACTGGTCCATTATTCCAGCGTCCCCGTGCTAACGTactggtggtggtgagaggTGCTGACAGCTTGGCTCTGCCTCAGAGTGTGGCCTCCTACCCCTTGGAGAAT CCAGTACCTTTTACCCTGGATAGTGTTGCAGAGACGGTCCACTCTCTGTTTGCGGAGGACACCCCTGTAGTGTTGCAGCTGGCCCCTAGTGAGGAG aggCTGTATATGCTGGGGAAGGCTAATGCAGTGTTTGAGGACCTACCAGTCACCTTGCAGCAGATTCGTGCCCGTCTGTCCCAGGACGGCTCTGTGCTGGCCTCCCTGCCTCTCAACTCCCTCAGCAGAAATGCAGAG GCTGATCTGCTCTTCCTGTCTGAGGTCCAAGTCCTGCATGATATCACAGCTCTT ctacagagacacagacatttGGCCAAGGACCACTCCCCTGACCTCTACTCTCTGGAACTGTCTGgcctggaggagctgagccGCCTCTATGGTCAGGACTCTCCCCAGTACCGTGATGCTACTGCCATTCTTGCCTCTGTCCTGCAGAAG TTTGGAGAAGATGTGTATGGTCTCTATGGCAACAATGCTGTAGTGGAGGTTGTGACAGTGAAGACCTTTGAGGCTCCTTTGACCAGGAAGTCCCGTTCGATCCTGGAATCCAAACAGATT AGCAACCCAGGCAGCCCATACAACCTGGCCTACAAGTACAACTTCCACTACGCTGTCGTTTTCAACATCGTGCTGTGGCTCATGATCACTCTGGCCCTCGCCGTCATCGCCATCGCTTACAACCTGTGGAACATGGACCCGGGATATGACAGCATCATCTACAGGATGACCAATCAGAAGATCAGGATGGATTAA